One genomic window of Metopolophium dirhodum isolate CAU chromosome 4, ASM1992520v1, whole genome shotgun sequence includes the following:
- the LOC132942947 gene encoding major facilitator superfamily domain-containing protein 6 codes for MASQYEVPREARGPALAAAGVRPRVDPEALGEVDPEHYPQAKDSTNRIRGKSDIIELIFGSVDQELLTVKTFYFFFYSAFGSLFPLMGVYFKQMGMNPSQCGLLIGSRPFVEFLAAPFWGGLADRWRKGKMLLLASLSCWIIFTLPLGFIQPPATRCIVKKNASTYMLETPMAPKVYKRDVSSVTDFIKYDQDINDFEVPDLSTPVIRRTRGVRPRFTAGRSPLDVKFASNYNEKQHYNLVMPIYSHIVYTIEDIEKVFFLLLLLVMIGEFFSAPAITLADSAVITLLGTDADKYGHQRMFGSLGWGLAMFFVGIALDHSTAFPDHPCDGPQDREKNYTICFATFSVLMGAALITATQMNFRYEDTTAETEQTEMMMEKGAAPTRDDYLQQELAQQLNLPSLAPNVAGLPPRPPDLPESGGGESSLKTKIFAQTTKKIPEWITVLKYFANLKCGSFLFVSWFMGFGIGLIFTFLFWHLQDYGGSPTLFGVASVINHISEIFAYFFSFKLIRQMGHVKVLCLGLVGNILRFLYISWLKNPWWVLPFEFMQGITHAAVWAACCSYIAHNTPQQLRSSAQGVLQGIHHGLGRGCGAVVGGWFVTYFGTTTTFRGYGFVCALVLGAFIFINFYRKDTGFVSELPVAEDPHQVAEETAHLAPHGVPSNPLPRGLSSNKLQDLATENHGYGATHTSGSNLNIPQGATNPFRQNNSYKQPINHGTSYTDECIQKQYTMCNDLQKHSITSELMSPEPLKRNSPLYQW; via the exons ATGGCGTCGCAGTATGAGGTGCCTCGCGAGGCCAGAGGGCCCGCGCTGGCCGCGGCCGGTGTACGGCCTCGCGTTGACCCCGAGGCGCTAGGAGAGGTGGACCCGGAACACTATCCGCAGGCCAAGGACTCGACCAACAGGATACGAGGCAAGTCAGACATCATCGAACTGATCTTCGGGTCCGTTGATCAGGAGCTCCTGACAGTCAAGACGTTCTATTTCTTTTTCTACTCGGCGTTTGGGTCCCTGTTCCCGCTGATGGGCGTCTACTTCAAACAGATGGGCATGAATCCCAGCCAGTGTGGTCTGCTCATCGGGTCCCGGCCTTTCGTCGAGTTTCTGGCCGCCCCGTTCTGGGGAGGTCTGGCTgacag ATGGCGCAAGGGGAAAATGTTGTTATTGGCTTCGCTTTCGTGTTGGATCATTTTTACGCTGCCATTGGGTTTCATACAGCCACCGGCCACTCGatgtattgtgaaaaaaaacgCGTCCACTTATATGCTAGAAACGCCCATGGCACCCAAAGTGTACAAGCGGGACGTGTCTTCGGTGACGGATTTCATTAAATATGATCAAGACATCAACGACTTCGAAGTCCCAGACTTGTCCACGCCCGTTATACGCCGGACTCGTGGTGTGCGACCAAGGTTTACAGCCGGCCGGTCACCATTGGACGTGAAGTTCGCCTCCAACTACAACGAGAAACAGCACTACAACTTGGTCATGCCTATTTACAGCCACATCGTGTACACGATAGAA GATATAGAGAAAGTGTTCTTTCTTCTATTGCTTCTAGTCATGATAGGCGAGTTCTTCAGCGCTCCAGCCATCACATTGGCTGACTCGGCCGTTATCACGCTGTTGGGTACGGACGCCGACAAATACGGACACCAGAGAATGTTTGGCTCGTTGGGTTGGGGCCTTGCCATGTTTTTCGTGGGCATAGCACTTGACCATTCGACCGCTTTTCCGGACCATCCGTGCGATGGGCCACAGGACCGCGAGAAGAACTACACTATTTGCTTTGCCACGTTTTCCGTTCTTATGGGCGCCGCTCTGATCACTGCCACGCAGATGAACTTCCGGTATGAAGATACGACGGCCGAAACAGAACAGACGGAAATGATGATGGAAAAGGGAGCGGCTCCGACCCGGGACGATTATCTACAGCAGGAGTTAGCGCAACAGTTGAATCTCCCGTCCTTGGCACCTAACGTCGCGGGTTTGCCTCCCAGGCCCCCAGATCTCCCGGAAAGCGGTGGTGGAGAGTCGAGTTTAAAG aCTAAAATCTTCGCTCAAACAACGAAAAAAATTCCAGAATGGATTAcggtattgaaatattttgcgAACTTGAAGTGTGGATCTTTTTTGTTCGTATCGTGGTTTATGGGATTCGGTATTGGACTGATATTCACGTTCTTGTTTTGGCATTTGCAA GATTACGGTGGATCTCCAACGCTATTCGGTGTGGCTTCAGTTATCAATCACATTTCTGAGATATTCGCGTACTTCTTTAGTTTCAAACTCATTCGCCAGATGGGACACGTCAAA GTGTTGTGTTTGGGACTCGTCGGCAACATATTGCGTTTCTTGTACATCTCTTGGCTGAAGAACCCATGGTGGGTATTACCGTTTGAGTTCATGCAAG GCATAACCCATGCTGCAGTCTGGGCCGCTTGTTGCTCGTATATAGCCCACAATACTCCACAACAGTTGCGAAGCTCGGCTCAAGGTGTGTTGCAAGGCATCCATCATGGATTGGGCAGAGGATGTGGTGCTGTCGTCGGTGGATGGTTTGTCACGTACTTCG GAACGACAACCACGTTTAGAGGATACGGATTTGTTTGCGCGCTTGTTTTAGgagcatttatttttattaatttctacagGAAGGACACTGGGTTTGTGTCGGAACTGCCTGTTGCCGAAGATCCACATCAG GTGGCTGAAGAAACAGCTCATTTAGCCCCGCATGGCGTACCCAGCAATCCTTTACCGAGAGGCTTGTCGAGCAACAAACTACAAGATCTGGCGACCGAAAACCATGGCTATGGCGCCACGCACACATCTGGCAGCAACTTAAATATTCCACAAG GCGCGACAAATCCATTCCGACAAAACAACAGCTACAAACAACCCATCAATCACGGAACCTCGTACACGGACGAGtgtatacaaaaacaatatacg ATGTGCAACGACTTACAGAAACATTCGATAACTTCAGAATTGATGAGTCCAGAACCACTGAAAAGAAACTCGCCTTTATACCAGTGGTAA